Proteins from one Xenopus tropicalis strain Nigerian chromosome 1, UCB_Xtro_10.0, whole genome shotgun sequence genomic window:
- the lipg gene encoding endothelial lipase isoform X2, with the protein MSISLGLLWLCLASVVRFGQMSQLAEEGLLKDDTIANLLSDENVVVPDMNPHVRFNVHFSKYDSGCFLIPGQEECLGNCNYNTSAKTFIVIHGWSMSGLFETWLHRLVGALQERERYANVIVVDWMNLAHQLYPDAVNNTMVVGKDIAVLMDWLQEKANLSLENVHLIGYSLGAHVAGYAGNFVTGRIGRITGLDPAGPMFEGAEAHKRLSPDDADFVDVLHTYTREALGVSIGIQMPIGHIDIYPNGGDFQPGCGLSDVLGAIAYGSIGDAVKCEHERSVHLFVDSLIHKDQESFAFQCTDSDRFKKGICLSCRKNRCNAIGYNAKRMRSKRNSKMFLKTRAQMPYKVFHYQMKMHIFNYKDALESEPTFSVTLMGTLNDSAPLPLAVPGEIGYNYTNTFLVYTEENIGELLKIQLKWDGTKQSWYSFWNSFQNYWAKNDVIDKELHIRRIRVKSGETQQKFTFCLENPESTVIMPGSDLVFAKCRDGWEVKPRKR; encoded by the exons ATGAGCATCTCGCTCGGATTGTTGTGGTTATGTTTGGCGTCTGTGGTGCGATTTGGGCAGATGTCGCAGCTGGCTGAGGAGGGACTCCTGAAAG ATGACACCATTGCGAATTTACTTTCGGACGAGAACGTCGTGGTGCCAGATATGAACCCCCATGTGCGGTTTAACGTCCACTTCTCCAAGTACGACAGTGGCTGCTTCCTGATTCCCGGCCAGGAGGAATGCTTGGGCAACTGCAACTACAACACGTCGGCCAAGACCTTTATTGTTATCCATGGATGGAGT ATGAGCGGTTTGTTTGAGACTTGGTTGCACCGGTTGGTAGGGGCCCTGCAGGAAAGAGAGCGCTATGCCAACGTCATTGTTGTGGACTGGATGAATCTGGCGCACCAGCTCTATCCTGATGCTGTGAATAACACCATGGTGGTTGGGAAGGACATTGCTGTGCTTATGGACTGGTTGCAG GAGAAAGCAAACCTCTCCCTTGAAAACGTTCACCTCATTGGCTACAGTCTTGGTGCACACGTTGCTGGTTATGCAGGAAACTTTGTCACCGGAAGAATCGGCCGTATAACAG GTCTGGATCCAGCAGGACCTATGTTTGAAGGAGCAGAAGCCCACAAACGCCTTTCTCCAGATGATGCAGATTTTGTAGATGTTCTCCATACTTACACAAGGGAAGCTTTGGGGGTCAGCATTGGGATTCAGATGCCTATTGGCCACATTGATATATATCCCAATGGTGGAGACTTTCAACCAGGCTGTGGTCTAAGTGATGTTCTCGGGGCAATTGCATATGGAA GCATCGGCGATGCAGTAAAATGCGAGCATGAAAGGTCCGTGCACTTGTTTGTGGATTCCCTTATTCACAAGGACCAAGAGAGCTTCGCTTTCCAATGCACTGACTCTGATCGCTTCAAGAAGGGCATTTGCCTGAGCTGCCGCAAGAACAGATGCAACGCTATTGGCTACAATGCAAAGCGAATGAGGAGCAAGCGCAACAGCAAGATGTTCCTCAAAACCCGGGCACAGATGCCATACAAAG TTTTCCATTATCAGATGAAAATGCACATTTTCAATTACAAAGATGCACTGGAATCCGAGCCCACCTTTTCTGTGACTCTCATGGGAACCTTGAATGattctgcccctctgccccttgCAGT TCCCGGGGAGATCGGATACAACTATACAAACACATTCCTGGTTTACACAGAAGAAAACATTGGGGAGCTCTTGAAGATCCAGCTGAAGTGGGATGGAACCAAACAGTCCTGGTATTCCTTTTGGAACTCCTTCCAGAACTACTGGGCCAAGAATGACGTCATTGACAAAGAACTCCATATCCGACGCATACGAGTAAAATCCGGGGAGACCCAGCAAAA gTTTACATTCTGTCTTGAAAATCCGGAATCAACTGTTATAATGCCTGGTAGTGACCTTGTATTCGCCAAGTGTAGAGACGGTTGGGAAGTCAAGCCACGAAAGCGGTAA
- the lipg gene encoding endothelial lipase isoform X1: MSISLGLLWLCLASVVRFGQMSQLAEEGLLKDDTIANLLSDENVVVPDMNPHVRFNVHFSKYDSGCFLIPGQEECLGNCNYNTSAKTFIVIHGWSMSGLFETWLHRLVGALQERERYANVIVVDWMNLAHQLYPDAVNNTMVVGKDIAVLMDWLQEKANLSLENVHLIGYSLGAHVAGYAGNFVTGRIGRITGLDPAGPMFEGAEAHKRLSPDDADFVDVLHTYTREALGVSIGIQMPIGHIDIYPNGGDFQPGCGLSDVLGAIAYGSIGDAVKCEHERSVHLFVDSLIHKDQESFAFQCTDSDRFKKGICLSCRKNRCNAIGYNAKRMRSKRNSKMFLKTRAQMPYKVFHYQMKMHIFNYKDALESEPTFSVTLMGTLNDSAPLPLAVPGEIGYNYTNTFLVYTEENIGELLKIQLKWDGTKQSWYSFWNSFQNYWAKNDVIDKELHIRRIRVKSGETQQKFTFCLENPESTVIMPGSDLVFAKCRDGWEVKPRKRVSL; this comes from the exons ATGAGCATCTCGCTCGGATTGTTGTGGTTATGTTTGGCGTCTGTGGTGCGATTTGGGCAGATGTCGCAGCTGGCTGAGGAGGGACTCCTGAAAG ATGACACCATTGCGAATTTACTTTCGGACGAGAACGTCGTGGTGCCAGATATGAACCCCCATGTGCGGTTTAACGTCCACTTCTCCAAGTACGACAGTGGCTGCTTCCTGATTCCCGGCCAGGAGGAATGCTTGGGCAACTGCAACTACAACACGTCGGCCAAGACCTTTATTGTTATCCATGGATGGAGT ATGAGCGGTTTGTTTGAGACTTGGTTGCACCGGTTGGTAGGGGCCCTGCAGGAAAGAGAGCGCTATGCCAACGTCATTGTTGTGGACTGGATGAATCTGGCGCACCAGCTCTATCCTGATGCTGTGAATAACACCATGGTGGTTGGGAAGGACATTGCTGTGCTTATGGACTGGTTGCAG GAGAAAGCAAACCTCTCCCTTGAAAACGTTCACCTCATTGGCTACAGTCTTGGTGCACACGTTGCTGGTTATGCAGGAAACTTTGTCACCGGAAGAATCGGCCGTATAACAG GTCTGGATCCAGCAGGACCTATGTTTGAAGGAGCAGAAGCCCACAAACGCCTTTCTCCAGATGATGCAGATTTTGTAGATGTTCTCCATACTTACACAAGGGAAGCTTTGGGGGTCAGCATTGGGATTCAGATGCCTATTGGCCACATTGATATATATCCCAATGGTGGAGACTTTCAACCAGGCTGTGGTCTAAGTGATGTTCTCGGGGCAATTGCATATGGAA GCATCGGCGATGCAGTAAAATGCGAGCATGAAAGGTCCGTGCACTTGTTTGTGGATTCCCTTATTCACAAGGACCAAGAGAGCTTCGCTTTCCAATGCACTGACTCTGATCGCTTCAAGAAGGGCATTTGCCTGAGCTGCCGCAAGAACAGATGCAACGCTATTGGCTACAATGCAAAGCGAATGAGGAGCAAGCGCAACAGCAAGATGTTCCTCAAAACCCGGGCACAGATGCCATACAAAG TTTTCCATTATCAGATGAAAATGCACATTTTCAATTACAAAGATGCACTGGAATCCGAGCCCACCTTTTCTGTGACTCTCATGGGAACCTTGAATGattctgcccctctgccccttgCAGT TCCCGGGGAGATCGGATACAACTATACAAACACATTCCTGGTTTACACAGAAGAAAACATTGGGGAGCTCTTGAAGATCCAGCTGAAGTGGGATGGAACCAAACAGTCCTGGTATTCCTTTTGGAACTCCTTCCAGAACTACTGGGCCAAGAATGACGTCATTGACAAAGAACTCCATATCCGACGCATACGAGTAAAATCCGGGGAGACCCAGCAAAA gTTTACATTCTGTCTTGAAAATCCGGAATCAACTGTTATAATGCCTGGTAGTGACCTTGTATTCGCCAAGTGTAGAGACGGTTGGGAAGTCAAGCCACGAAAGCG TGTGAGCCTGTAA